In Alkalihalobacterium alkalinitrilicum, a genomic segment contains:
- the thiM gene encoding hydroxyethylthiazole kinase: MNTFEKIKIEQPLIHCMTNVVVTNFTANGLLAIGASPVMAYAKEEVADLAKIAGALLLNIGTLNQEQVEAMIMAGKAANEAGVPVILDPVGAGATSYRTETTMRILNEVNVTVLRGNGGEIAALLGESGIIKGVDGSTSLPKDMLAKKASRLFQTITVITGEVDVVTDGSQTYEISNGHFWMTKVVGTGCLLGAVLGAFLAMKPDEPIEALAEGLAFYGIAGEIAYEYSQKQGIATYQESFLNVLHQMTVEQYEQYKKLAIIE, translated from the coding sequence ATGAATACATTTGAAAAAATAAAAATAGAGCAACCGCTCATCCATTGCATGACGAATGTGGTTGTGACTAATTTTACTGCTAATGGGTTACTTGCGATTGGGGCATCACCCGTAATGGCTTATGCAAAAGAAGAAGTAGCTGACTTGGCTAAAATCGCTGGAGCATTATTACTAAACATTGGGACCCTCAACCAAGAACAAGTGGAAGCGATGATTATGGCAGGAAAAGCAGCTAATGAAGCTGGCGTCCCTGTGATCCTTGATCCAGTAGGAGCTGGGGCAACGTCTTATCGAACAGAAACGACGATGCGTATTCTAAATGAAGTTAATGTCACGGTTCTTCGAGGAAACGGTGGAGAAATTGCGGCATTACTCGGCGAAAGTGGTATCATAAAGGGTGTTGATGGTTCAACCTCGTTACCGAAGGACATGTTGGCAAAAAAAGCGAGTCGATTATTTCAGACAATAACAGTCATTACTGGTGAAGTCGATGTAGTAACAGATGGATCGCAAACATATGAAATTTCAAATGGACATTTCTGGATGACGAAAGTCGTAGGGACAGGCTGCTTACTAGGTGCTGTATTAGGTGCATTTCTTGCGATGAAACCAGACGAACCAATTGAAGCGTTAGCGGAAGGGTTAGCTTTTTATGGAATCGCAGGAGAGATCGCATACGAATACTCACAAAAACAGGGAATTGCTACATACCAGGAATCATTTTTAAATGTATTACATCAAATGACTGTCGAACAATATGAACAATACAAAAAGCTTGCAATTATAGAATAG
- a CDS encoding endolytic transglycosylase MltG: MDKHTARGLSMGFFITGIVLLLFKSVLAPAQTTAEEPVMSQETIEVFLKANNLMVISEEDYEAMKNGQADESATAEQPTEEKKESESKVEEKEEEKQEEKKEEEKKEDDKPVKHKIKITSGMVSPDVAKMLKEKGLIKDEAKFVRAVESKNAAKYVQIGEHELTTGMSHNEIIQVITKGRAQ, encoded by the coding sequence GTGGATAAGCATACTGCACGAGGATTGTCGATGGGATTTTTTATCACAGGTATCGTTTTGTTACTGTTTAAGTCAGTGCTTGCCCCTGCGCAAACGACAGCTGAAGAACCTGTAATGAGTCAAGAAACAATTGAAGTATTTTTAAAAGCAAATAACCTTATGGTCATTTCCGAAGAAGATTATGAAGCTATGAAAAATGGACAAGCAGATGAAAGTGCAACGGCTGAACAGCCTACCGAAGAAAAAAAAGAGAGCGAAAGTAAGGTAGAAGAAAAAGAAGAAGAAAAGCAAGAAGAGAAGAAAGAGGAAGAGAAAAAAGAAGATGACAAGCCAGTCAAGCATAAAATAAAAATTACTTCTGGCATGGTAAGTCCTGATGTAGCCAAAATGCTGAAGGAAAAAGGACTTATAAAAGACGAAGCCAAATTCGTTCGAGCGGTTGAATCAAAGAATGCAGCCAAATATGTCCAAATTGGGGAACACGAGTTAACTACAGGTATGAGCCATAATGAAATTATACAAGTGATCACTAAAGGTAGGGCTCAATAA
- a CDS encoding S-ribosylhomocysteine lyase, giving the protein MPSVESFELDHTIVKAPFVRHCGTHKIGTDGVVNKFDIRFCQPNKQAMRPEAIHTLEHLLALNIRRFAEDQDHYDIIDLSPMGCQTGFYLIVSGEPTIEDMIDVLDKTMNYSVELKEVPAANEKQCGQAKLHDLEGAKKLMNHWLSHDKDFLKEVF; this is encoded by the coding sequence ATGCCATCAGTAGAAAGTTTTGAACTTGACCATACCATTGTAAAAGCTCCATTTGTCCGTCATTGTGGAACACATAAGATTGGAACTGACGGGGTTGTGAATAAATTTGATATTCGTTTTTGTCAGCCGAATAAACAGGCAATGAGACCTGAAGCTATTCATACATTAGAACATTTACTCGCTTTAAATATTCGTCGCTTTGCGGAGGACCAAGATCATTACGACATCATTGATCTTTCACCAATGGGATGTCAAACAGGGTTTTATTTAATTGTTAGTGGAGAACCAACAATTGAAGATATGATCGATGTTCTTGATAAAACGATGAATTATTCAGTCGAACTAAAAGAAGTTCCAGCAGCGAATGAAAAACAATGCGGACAAGCGAAGCTCCACGATCTTGAAGGAGCAAAAAAGTTGATGAACCACTGGCTCTCTCATGATAAGGACTTTTTAAAAGAAGTATTCTAG
- a CDS encoding glucose-6-phosphate isomerase has product MKTIRFDYSKALPFFEQHEIDYLSGAVETAHQQLHNGSGAGSDYIGWVDLPVNYDKEEFSRIQKSAAKIKSDSDVLLVIGIGGSYLGARAALEALQHSFYNILEKDKRQAPQVFFVGNNISSTYVKDLLTVIEGKDVSINVISKSGTTTEPAIAFRIFRDYLEKKYGKEEAKSRIYATTDKAKGALKTVATEEGYESFVIPDDVGGRFSVLTAVGLLPLAAAGIDIEAMMKGAQDAREAYSSPKLAENEAYQYAAVRNVLYNKGKTIELMVNYEPSLQYVSEWWKQLYGESEGKDQKGIFPASVNFSTDLHSMGQYVQDGRRDLFETIINVEKVREELTIEEAANDLDGLNYLAGETIDFVNKKAFQGTMLAHTDGGVPNLILNLPEMNAYYFGYMVYFFEKACAISGYLLGVNPFDQPGVEAYKKNMFALLGKPGFEKEKAELEKRL; this is encoded by the coding sequence ATGAAAACCATACGCTTTGATTATTCAAAAGCACTTCCATTTTTTGAGCAACATGAAATCGATTATTTAAGTGGGGCAGTTGAAACGGCCCATCAGCAATTACATAATGGATCTGGAGCAGGCAGTGATTACATCGGATGGGTTGACCTTCCGGTAAATTATGATAAAGAAGAGTTTTCACGGATTCAGAAATCTGCAGCGAAAATTAAATCTGATTCGGATGTTCTCTTGGTTATAGGAATTGGTGGGTCCTACTTAGGTGCTCGAGCTGCTCTTGAAGCACTACAACATTCATTTTATAACATATTAGAAAAAGACAAACGTCAGGCTCCTCAAGTATTCTTTGTTGGAAACAACATTAGTTCTACGTATGTGAAAGATCTATTGACTGTCATCGAAGGAAAAGATGTTTCCATTAATGTAATCTCTAAATCAGGAACGACTACAGAACCAGCGATAGCTTTCCGAATCTTCCGTGACTATTTAGAGAAGAAATACGGAAAAGAAGAAGCGAAATCTCGTATTTATGCTACAACTGATAAAGCTAAAGGTGCGTTAAAAACGGTGGCTACAGAAGAGGGATATGAATCATTTGTTATCCCTGATGATGTGGGCGGTCGGTTTTCCGTACTTACTGCGGTAGGGCTTCTTCCACTGGCAGCTGCAGGTATTGATATTGAAGCAATGATGAAAGGGGCACAAGATGCGCGCGAAGCATACAGTAGTCCTAAGCTTGCAGAAAACGAAGCGTATCAATATGCCGCTGTTCGTAATGTTCTTTACAACAAAGGTAAAACGATTGAGTTAATGGTGAACTATGAGCCATCTCTTCAATATGTTTCAGAATGGTGGAAACAATTGTATGGTGAAAGTGAAGGAAAAGATCAAAAAGGAATTTTTCCTGCGTCTGTTAACTTCTCAACCGATTTACACTCGATGGGACAATACGTTCAGGATGGCCGCCGTGATTTATTTGAAACGATCATTAATGTAGAGAAAGTCCGAGAAGAGCTAACCATTGAGGAAGCGGCAAATGATCTTGATGGCTTAAACTATTTAGCTGGTGAAACGATTGATTTTGTTAATAAAAAAGCGTTTCAAGGAACGATGCTTGCCCATACCGATGGTGGTGTACCGAATTTAATATTAAATCTCCCCGAGATGAATGCATATTACTTTGGCTATATGGTCTACTTTTTCGAAAAAGCTTGTGCGATTAGTGGCTACCTTTTAGGTGTAAATCCATTTGATCAACCAGGGGTTGAGGCGTATAAGAAGAATATGTTTGCGCTCCTCGGAAAACCAGGATTTGAAAAAGAAAAAGCAGAACTTGAAAAGCGTCTATAA
- a CDS encoding iron-containing alcohol dehydrogenase — MQSFAFVNPTKLIFGKGQLEQLSKEVRRYGNRVLLVYGGGSIKRNGIYDNVLSELEKINAHVAELSGVEPNPRLTTVQKGIDLCREENIDFILAVGGGSVIDAAKAIAVGAEFDGEIWDVITRKARPTGALPLGTVLTLAATGSEMNANSVITHWEKNQKVGWSSPFSFPKFSILDPVHTFSVPKDQTIYGIVDMMSHVLEAYFHKASNTPLQDRICESILTTVMEVGPKLVEELENYDYRETILYCGTMALNGITQMGARGDWGTHNIEHAVSAVYDIPHGGGLAIIFPHWIKYAMSENLERHVQLATRVFGVEPEGKTNEEIALEGIEQLAQFWNSIGAPSRLADYDIDNSRIEEMASIATVFGDYGNYKKLNKEDTEKILTAAL; from the coding sequence ATGCAATCATTTGCGTTTGTAAATCCAACGAAGTTAATTTTTGGAAAAGGTCAATTAGAACAACTTAGTAAAGAAGTGAGAAGATACGGAAATCGTGTTCTCCTTGTGTATGGTGGAGGTAGTATTAAACGGAACGGCATTTATGACAATGTTTTAAGCGAACTTGAAAAAATTAATGCGCATGTTGCTGAATTGTCAGGAGTAGAGCCTAATCCACGACTAACTACGGTTCAAAAAGGTATTGATTTGTGTCGTGAAGAAAACATTGACTTCATTTTAGCTGTAGGTGGAGGAAGTGTAATTGACGCAGCGAAAGCGATTGCTGTTGGAGCTGAGTTTGATGGGGAGATATGGGATGTTATTACGAGAAAAGCACGTCCGACTGGTGCATTACCGTTAGGAACTGTTTTAACATTAGCTGCAACAGGATCTGAAATGAATGCTAATTCTGTTATCACTCATTGGGAAAAAAATCAGAAAGTTGGCTGGTCAAGTCCGTTTTCTTTCCCGAAATTTTCAATCTTGGATCCTGTTCATACGTTTTCTGTGCCAAAAGATCAAACGATTTATGGAATTGTCGATATGATGAGTCATGTGCTTGAAGCCTATTTCCACAAAGCATCAAATACACCTTTACAAGATCGAATTTGTGAGTCGATTCTCACAACGGTAATGGAAGTAGGTCCCAAACTAGTCGAGGAATTAGAAAATTATGATTACCGAGAAACGATCCTTTATTGCGGTACAATGGCGTTAAATGGTATTACACAAATGGGGGCACGTGGAGACTGGGGAACGCATAATATCGAGCATGCCGTTTCTGCTGTATATGACATTCCGCATGGTGGTGGACTTGCGATTATTTTTCCACACTGGATTAAATATGCCATGTCAGAAAACTTAGAGCGTCACGTTCAGTTAGCTACACGCGTATTTGGTGTTGAACCTGAAGGAAAGACAAATGAAGAAATTGCATTAGAGGGAATCGAACAACTAGCTCAGTTCTGGAATAGCATTGGTGCGCCGTCGCGATTAGCTGATTATGACATTGATAATAGCCGTATTGAGGAAATGGCAAGTATTGCTACTGTTTTTGGAGATTATGGTAATTATAAGAAATTAAATAAAGAAGATACAGAGAAAATATTAACTGCTGCATTGTAA
- the yugI gene encoding S1 domain-containing post-transcriptional regulator GSP13, which yields MVANLEVGSIVEGKVTGVKAFGAFVALDEKTQGLVHISEVAHGFVKDINEVLSVGDEVKVKVLTIDENTKKISLSIRATQPAPERPERKERPQGARPQGARPQGGGRKQEKQNTTQGFNTLEDKLKDWLKQSNEIQAELNKRSKR from the coding sequence ATGGTAGCCAATTTAGAAGTAGGTAGCATTGTAGAAGGAAAAGTAACGGGTGTTAAAGCATTTGGTGCATTCGTAGCATTAGATGAAAAAACACAAGGGCTCGTTCACATTTCTGAAGTAGCTCACGGTTTCGTTAAGGATATTAATGAAGTTTTATCAGTGGGAGATGAGGTGAAAGTAAAGGTTTTAACAATCGATGAGAACACGAAGAAGATTTCTTTATCTATTCGTGCAACTCAACCAGCACCAGAGCGTCCAGAAAGAAAAGAACGTCCACAAGGAGCACGTCCACAAGGAGCACGTCCACAAGGTGGCGGCAGAAAACAAGAAAAACAAAACACGACTCAAGGATTCAACACGCTTGAAGATAAGCTAAAAGATTGGTTAAAGCAATCAAATGAAATTCAAGCAGAATTAAACAAACGCTCAAAGCGCTAA
- a CDS encoding YugN-like family protein, whose amino-acid sequence MIELNSAIENKQFKLQHLEEKLKPLGYIIGGNWDYDHGYFDYKIDADEDKYLYLRVPFKAVDGEIDQKGVKVELGKPFLLNHDYKDDLDDNVMEYNSLMNQFAEPEQKDAPFPKEMVATGQSLIQELEATLLYFPQ is encoded by the coding sequence ATGATTGAATTAAATTCTGCCATAGAAAATAAACAATTCAAGCTTCAACACTTAGAAGAAAAGTTGAAACCGCTTGGCTATATTATTGGTGGGAACTGGGATTATGATCATGGCTATTTTGACTATAAGATCGATGCTGACGAAGATAAATACTTATACTTAAGAGTTCCGTTTAAAGCAGTAGATGGGGAGATTGACCAAAAAGGTGTCAAAGTAGAGCTAGGTAAACCTTTTTTACTTAACCATGATTACAAAGACGATCTCGACGACAATGTAATGGAGTACAATTCGTTAATGAATCAATTTGCAGAGCCAGAACAAAAAGATGCACCATTTCCGAAAGAAATGGTCGCAACTGGTCAAAGTTTAATTCAAGAGCTTGAAGCCACACTACTGTATTTTCCTCAGTAG
- a CDS encoding DEAD/DEAH box helicase, with translation MSQTFSQLGVSDTFVKALTEQGIETPTKIQEQGIPEILAGKNAVLHSQTGSGKTLAFVLPLLEKLDETKKELQVLIIAPTQELAMQIFQEVKELTKETSFAVEALIGSGNIKRQLEKLKKVKPQLVVGTPRRILELAETKLKLHHLVAIVFDEADRQILDRKSNEDYVQLERKMPGNCQFIYASATATPELINRLSQKVKDPVFLSVNQGIVKNKIEHLFIVGDRRQQIDHLRGIIRNLNITRGMIFVNSLERVKETVEKLTYHGMKVGALSSEQDKFQRADVMQKFSNGDLHILVASDVAARGIDIQNVTHVINLQLTEEKDGYLHRAGRTGRMGKEGTVISLITRHEINKLKKWADAFEIELHEKQYQYGKLTDRNFNEIDNKSSNKQVNEKDVKSAAKK, from the coding sequence ATGAGTCAAACGTTTTCACAATTAGGCGTTTCTGATACTTTCGTAAAAGCACTAACAGAGCAAGGAATTGAAACTCCTACAAAAATCCAAGAACAAGGAATTCCAGAAATTTTAGCAGGTAAAAATGCAGTGTTACATTCGCAAACAGGGAGTGGAAAGACATTAGCTTTCGTGCTTCCCTTACTTGAAAAACTCGATGAAACAAAAAAAGAACTTCAAGTACTAATTATTGCACCTACACAAGAGTTAGCGATGCAAATTTTTCAAGAAGTAAAAGAGTTAACAAAAGAAACGTCGTTCGCAGTAGAAGCATTAATCGGTAGTGGCAACATCAAACGGCAGCTTGAAAAATTAAAAAAAGTAAAGCCACAGCTTGTTGTTGGAACGCCGAGAAGGATCCTTGAATTAGCAGAAACAAAATTAAAACTTCATCATCTAGTAGCCATTGTATTTGATGAAGCGGATCGACAAATTTTAGATAGAAAAAGTAATGAAGACTATGTACAATTAGAGCGGAAAATGCCAGGGAATTGTCAATTTATCTATGCTTCGGCTACAGCTACACCAGAACTCATTAACCGGTTATCGCAAAAGGTGAAAGACCCAGTTTTCCTTTCTGTAAATCAGGGAATAGTAAAAAATAAGATCGAACATCTTTTTATTGTCGGAGATCGAAGGCAGCAAATTGATCATTTAAGAGGGATTATCCGTAATCTAAATATTACCAGAGGGATGATCTTTGTAAACAGCTTAGAACGAGTGAAGGAAACAGTGGAAAAGTTAACGTATCACGGTATGAAAGTAGGGGCCCTTTCGAGTGAGCAAGATAAATTCCAACGGGCTGATGTTATGCAGAAATTTAGTAATGGAGATCTCCATATCTTAGTCGCTTCAGATGTTGCTGCACGCGGTATTGATATTCAAAATGTAACGCATGTCATTAACTTGCAGCTTACGGAAGAAAAAGATGGGTATTTACACCGAGCGGGAAGAACAGGGCGAATGGGCAAGGAAGGGACCGTCATCTCTTTAATTACGCGTCATGAGATCAATAAATTAAAGAAGTGGGCAGATGCATTTGAAATAGAGCTCCACGAAAAGCAATATCAGTATGGGAAGTTAACAGACCGCAATTTTAATGAAATAGACAATAAAAGTAGCAATAAACAAGTTAATGAAAAGGATGTAAAGAGTGCCGCTAAAAAGTAA
- a CDS encoding Lrp/AsnC family transcriptional regulator translates to MGVNSKEIEVLQIIEENGRVSLNTLAKMVELSEEQVEGILKKLEKEKVILSYSAVIDWSKVYDQENVTAMIDVKVTPQRGVGFDDIAKRIYRFPEVKALYLMSGAYDLSVVIEGKSMSQIARFVSDKLSTLDSVISTTTHFQLKKYKHDGVVFEDGEEDRRIVVTP, encoded by the coding sequence ATTGGAGTGAATAGTAAAGAAATAGAAGTTCTTCAAATTATTGAAGAAAACGGACGCGTTAGTTTAAATACTCTAGCGAAAATGGTGGAGTTAAGTGAAGAACAAGTTGAGGGGATTTTGAAAAAGTTAGAGAAAGAGAAGGTCATTTTAAGTTATTCTGCAGTCATTGACTGGAGTAAAGTATATGACCAGGAAAATGTAACAGCGATGATTGACGTCAAAGTCACACCACAACGCGGGGTTGGTTTTGATGATATTGCCAAACGAATTTATCGTTTCCCTGAAGTGAAGGCTCTTTATTTAATGTCTGGAGCATATGATTTATCGGTCGTTATTGAAGGAAAAAGCATGTCGCAAATTGCACGCTTCGTATCAGATAAATTATCGACGCTCGATTCTGTTATTTCGACGACAACTCATTTTCAATTAAAAAAATATAAGCATGATGGGGTTGTGTTCGAAGATGGAGAAGAAGACCGTAGAATCGTGGTGACTCCGTAA
- a CDS encoding DUF378 domain-containing protein: MSGIQRTALVLAIIGAINWGLIGFFRFDLVAAIFGGQAAGFSRFIYALVGLAGLYCISILFKPDEELERSPQPER, from the coding sequence ATGAGTGGCATTCAGCGTACAGCGTTAGTATTGGCGATCATAGGGGCCATCAACTGGGGCTTGATTGGTTTCTTCCGATTTGACCTAGTAGCTGCAATCTTTGGTGGTCAGGCAGCTGGTTTTTCTCGCTTCATTTATGCACTTGTTGGTTTAGCTGGACTTTATTGTATTTCCATTCTCTTTAAGCCTGATGAAGAGCTGGAAAGAAGTCCTCAGCCTGAGCGTTAA
- a CDS encoding cysteine hydrolase family protein, with product MPIINEDLHEFVPDNKSVALLIIDMINDFEFDDGKKLFAHALPAAKKIAKLKAAAKKQKVPIIYVNDNYGKWQSDFRHLIDHCLHDGVLGKEITELLLPDDDDYFVLKPKFSGFYSTPLDLLLQYLKVNTLMITGVAGNMCVQFTANDAYMRDFVLYVPSDCVASNDPMVNEEALHLMKTVLKASTLPSITLDIEEIITKANESEPKPL from the coding sequence ATGCCGATTATAAATGAAGACTTACACGAATTTGTTCCCGATAATAAAAGTGTTGCCCTACTCATTATTGATATGATTAATGACTTTGAATTTGATGACGGGAAAAAACTGTTTGCGCACGCCTTACCAGCCGCTAAAAAAATTGCTAAATTAAAAGCTGCTGCTAAAAAGCAAAAGGTCCCCATTATTTATGTAAACGATAATTATGGTAAGTGGCAATCTGATTTTCGCCATCTTATCGACCATTGTTTACATGATGGCGTTCTTGGCAAAGAGATAACGGAGCTTTTATTACCAGACGATGACGATTATTTCGTCTTGAAACCTAAGTTTTCTGGTTTTTACTCTACGCCACTAGATTTATTATTGCAGTACCTAAAAGTAAACACCCTAATGATTACGGGTGTTGCTGGAAATATGTGTGTACAATTTACAGCCAATGATGCATATATGCGGGATTTTGTATTATACGTGCCTTCAGACTGTGTCGCCTCAAATGACCCAATGGTTAACGAAGAAGCACTCCACCTTATGAAGACAGTACTAAAAGCATCCACTCTACCTTCAATTACTTTAGATATCGAAGAAATAATTACTAAAGCGAATGAAAGTGAGCCCAAACCACTTTAA
- a CDS encoding M20 family metallopeptidase: MECFTNKQEEMLELIEQLVNIDSGSYLKEGVDKVGAILKAKYEELGFHVEVVEQEELGNHLVINHKDAFDPKILIVAHLDTVFPEGTASERPYTVEGDFAYGPGVIDMKASQVSVLYAMKALIELNDDAYKNVEIVLNSDEEIGSPTSRILIEEKSIGKKYALIMEPARKDGSLVSARRGKGSYTINVKGRAAHSGIEPEKGRSAIEELAYKIVKLHELNDHANGISVNVGLIEGGDSINTVSPSAVGHVDVRISSLDQAEEIEHKIQEVCSTTDVYGTEIELSGYIDRPPMVKNEQTKELLYVIQQVGHEMGLEVTDTKTGGGSDASFTSAQGVATIDGLGPVGGNPHSDREYLEIPTLTERSELLMKTIQRIS, translated from the coding sequence ATGGAGTGTTTCACCAATAAACAAGAAGAAATGCTAGAGTTAATTGAGCAGCTTGTGAACATAGATAGTGGCTCTTACTTAAAAGAAGGTGTCGATAAAGTCGGAGCGATATTAAAAGCAAAATATGAGGAACTCGGATTTCATGTTGAGGTCGTCGAGCAAGAAGAGCTTGGAAACCATCTAGTGATTAACCATAAAGATGCGTTCGATCCTAAAATTTTAATAGTGGCTCACTTAGATACAGTTTTTCCAGAAGGAACAGCAAGCGAACGTCCATATACGGTCGAGGGGGATTTTGCATACGGTCCAGGTGTCATTGACATGAAAGCTAGTCAAGTTTCAGTTCTGTATGCGATGAAGGCTTTAATTGAGTTGAACGATGATGCATACAAGAATGTTGAAATTGTCTTAAATAGTGATGAAGAAATCGGTTCACCGACTTCAAGAATATTGATTGAAGAAAAGTCCATTGGAAAAAAGTATGCCTTGATTATGGAACCTGCACGAAAGGATGGTTCGCTAGTGTCCGCTCGACGAGGTAAGGGATCCTATACGATTAATGTGAAAGGAAGAGCAGCTCATTCTGGAATTGAGCCAGAAAAAGGCAGAAGTGCAATTGAAGAATTAGCTTATAAAATTGTAAAGTTACATGAATTGAATGACCATGCTAACGGAATTTCAGTTAATGTCGGATTAATCGAAGGTGGCGACTCGATTAACACAGTATCTCCTAGTGCTGTCGGGCATGTCGACGTACGCATTTCATCACTAGACCAAGCAGAAGAAATTGAACATAAAATACAAGAAGTATGTTCAACGACAGATGTGTATGGAACTGAAATTGAATTATCAGGATACATTGATCGTCCACCTATGGTAAAAAATGAGCAAACGAAAGAGCTTTTATACGTAATTCAACAAGTCGGTCATGAAATGGGATTAGAAGTAACAGATACTAAAACAGGCGGTGGCTCAGATGCATCATTTACTTCGGCACAAGGAGTCGCTACCATTGATGGATTAGGTCCAGTCGGTGGTAACCCACACAGTGACAGAGAATACTTAGAAATACCTACTTTAACTGAACGGTCCGAATTGCTTATGAAGACGATTCAAAGAATTTCATGA
- a CDS encoding aminotransferase has translation MVQSTKVNRRLSKSVQSIQPSGIRRFFDLASTMDNIISLGVGEPDFVTPWNVREAAFSSLERGFTAYTANAGLLELREEISKYMSQQFALPYSPDSEVLVTVGASEAIDLAIRALVDPGDEVIVVEPTFVSYAPIVSLAGGVPVSVGTKKEDEFKVTPAQLEAAITPKTKLVMICFPNNPTGAVMTKEELELISHVIKKHDLLVLSDEIYAELSYETSHYSIARLPDMRDRTVVISGFSKAFAMTGWRLGFTLAPEDITAAMLKIHQYTMMCASTPAQYGALEALQNGLADVKKMVQSYNQRRNFIVKSYAEIGLPCHTPGGAFYAFPSIKNTGYDSGEFAEKLLLEERVAVVPGDVFGEGGEGHIRCSYATSMENLEESVRRIGRFLEKHTR, from the coding sequence ATGGTCCAATCAACTAAAGTAAACCGTCGTTTGTCTAAATCTGTTCAATCCATTCAACCATCAGGAATTCGCCGTTTCTTTGATTTGGCGTCGACAATGGATAATATTATTTCTCTCGGGGTCGGTGAACCTGATTTTGTTACCCCTTGGAATGTACGAGAAGCTGCGTTTTCTTCGTTAGAAAGAGGATTTACAGCGTATACAGCCAATGCAGGCCTCCTTGAATTAAGAGAAGAGATATCGAAATATATGAGTCAGCAATTTGCCCTGCCTTATAGTCCAGATAGTGAAGTTCTCGTAACGGTTGGTGCAAGTGAGGCGATTGATCTTGCCATTCGTGCCCTCGTCGACCCAGGTGATGAAGTAATAGTCGTTGAGCCGACTTTTGTATCGTATGCTCCAATTGTTTCTCTCGCTGGAGGCGTTCCAGTGTCAGTAGGTACAAAGAAAGAAGATGAGTTCAAAGTAACACCTGCTCAATTAGAAGCAGCGATTACACCAAAGACAAAGTTAGTTATGATTTGTTTCCCTAATAATCCAACAGGGGCTGTAATGACAAAGGAAGAGCTAGAACTCATTTCTCATGTTATTAAGAAGCATGACTTACTTGTGTTATCTGATGAAATTTATGCGGAGCTTTCTTATGAAACGAGTCATTATTCCATCGCTCGTTTACCAGATATGCGTGATCGTACCGTTGTCATTTCTGGTTTTTCAAAAGCATTTGCCATGACTGGGTGGCGTCTAGGTTTCACCCTTGCTCCAGAAGACATTACAGCAGCGATGTTAAAAATTCACCAGTATACGATGATGTGTGCATCTACACCTGCTCAGTATGGGGCGCTCGAAGCACTACAAAATGGCTTAGCCGATGTGAAAAAAATGGTTCAAAGCTACAATCAGCGTCGTAACTTTATTGTTAAATCATATGCTGAAATTGGCTTACCTTGTCATACGCCTGGTGGTGCATTTTATGCGTTTCCATCCATTAAAAATACGGGATATGACTCTGGGGAATTTGCAGAAAAACTACTTCTCGAAGAGCGGGTTGCGGTTGTACCTGGAGATGTTTTTGGTGAAGGTGGAGAAGGTCATATTCGCTGTTCGTATGCAACATCGATGGAAAATCTTGAAGAATCAGTTCGCCGTATCGGAAGATTTTTAGAAAAGCATACACGCTAA